DNA from Kitasatospora acidiphila:
CCAGGCCGCCCGCGCGGTTCCGCACGGCCGCAACATCAAGACCGAGACCGTCAGCCAACTCCGCTCCGACCAGAGCACGTTGGTGGAGAAAGCGAGCAAAACCCTGGAGATCGTGCTGCTCTGCTTCGCAGGAATCGCGCTCTTCGTCGGGATCTTCCTGATCGCCAACACCTTCAGCATGCTGATCGCCCAGCGCACCCGGGAGTTGGCGCTGCTGCGGGCGCTCGGTGCGAGCCGGCGCCAGGTGCGCCGCTCGGTGCTGATCGAGGCGCTGCTGGTGGGCGGCGCTACCTCGGCACTGGGCCTGCTGCTCGGCATCGGCGTCGGCAGTGTGGGATCCTGGGGCAGCCAGGTGATGACCGGCACGCTGGTGGTCTCGCCCACGACCGTGCTGACCACCCTGCTCACCGGTGTGCTGGTGACCGTGGTCTCCGCCCTGCTGCCGGCCGTGCGGGCCTCCCGGGTCGCCCCGGTGGCCGCGCTCAACGGCATCGAGGCGCCGGCCACCCAGCGCAGCCTGGTGCTGCGCAACGGCGTCGGCCTGGCACTGGCCGGGCTCGGACTGACGGCCCTACTGCTAGGGAGCGCCTGGCACGGCAGGAATGCGTTGTACCTGGTTGCGCTGGGTGCGGTGGTGTTGATGATCGGCGTGCTGGTGCTGACGCCGCTGCTCTCCCGACCGGCGATCGCGCTGGTCGGGCCGCTCTGCGGACGGCTGTTCGGGATCAGCGGCCGACTGGCCCGGCGGAACGCGGTGCGCAACCCCCGCCGCACCGCCGCCACCGCCTCCGCGCTCACCATCGGGATCGCCCTGATCAGCGGGCTGACGGTGATCGGCGGCTCGATGACCAGCGCCATCGACCAGCAGGTGACCGAGGGCATGCGAGCCGACTACCGGGTCAACGCGTCGTTCGGCCAGCCGCTTTCGCCCGCCGCCCTCGCCGCGGTCGCCTCGGCGCCCGGGGTCGCGGCCACCGAGCCGTTGGACGCGGAGATGCTGAAACTGCCGGGCGGAGGCTCCGACCCGCTGGCGGTCACCGGGGTGGACCCGGCAGGGCTGGACCGGCAGATGGTTCCCAAGATGGTGAGCGGATCGACGGCGGCCCTCGGGCAGGGGCAGCTGCTGGTCGAGCAGGCCTCCGCGAGCCGGTCCGGCTGGACGGTCGGCAGCAGCCTCCATGTGGTCTACCCGGACGGCACACCAGGGGAGTTGACGATCGGCGGCATCTACCGGACCTCCGACCTGGAGGGTCCGAGCCTGGTGAGCGAGGCGGTGCTGAGCCCGCACCTCGCGCAGCCGTCCTATGCCGCCGTGCTGGTGAGGGGCACGGGCGGAGCCACCGCGCAGCTGCAGCAGG
Protein-coding regions in this window:
- a CDS encoding ABC transporter permease — its product is MYRIALRNVLAHKGRLLMTALAVLLSTAFVAGTMIFADSVGASFKNSISVSYTGIAVQVTDTATGPGSGPKDRIGATAPLTDATLRALADLPGTATARGIVTGFAGLADPHGGLIGRRGDTYGTNWSPGPGGLDARYPMLQGAGPTDAHGIAIDRTTAAKQHFKVGDTLRLAVTGPVTQVTVTGIFSTDDPEVTAGGSLVLLDTGTAQLYYGQPGRYGAIALTAKPGISEDQLAAQAARAVPHGRNIKTETVSQLRSDQSTLVEKASKTLEIVLLCFAGIALFVGIFLIANTFSMLIAQRTRELALLRALGASRRQVRRSVLIEALLVGGATSALGLLLGIGVGSVGSWGSQVMTGTLVVSPTTVLTTLLTGVLVTVVSALLPAVRASRVAPVAALNGIEAPATQRSLVLRNGVGLALAGLGLTALLLGSAWHGRNALYLVALGAVVLMIGVLVLTPLLSRPAIALVGPLCGRLFGISGRLARRNAVRNPRRTAATASALTIGIALISGLTVIGGSMTSAIDQQVTEGMRADYRVNASFGQPLSPAALAAVASAPGVAATEPLDAEMLKLPGGGSDPLAVTGVDPAGLDRQMVPKMVSGSTAALGQGQLLVEQASASRSGWTVGSSLHVVYPDGTPGELTIGGIYRTSDLEGPSLVSEAVLSPHLAQPSYAAVLVRGTGGATAQLQQALRDATGDNPLIQVQSRHDLQEAYASRMSLLIDVMYGLLGMAVVIAVLGVVNTLTMSVFERRREIGLLRAVGLDRRGIRRMLRLESVAIGTFGAVLGITMGVLMAWVVVRMSKDAVSDLTTVVPYGRLAAYVLGAGAVSLLAALWPARQATRPSVLDGIATD